The genomic window AGCCATGAATTCTCGCTTACCAGCATCCCCGATCTCAACGGCCGCTACGACATTTACGGCGCGATCCACAAAGGCCTGCGCAAGGCCGGCTGCGACCTGCTCGGACGCCTCGGCACAGCCGATTTCCAGAACGTTGAGGAGACTGTTTTCCTGATCGGCGACCTGCGCCATTACCTGATGCTTGCCGCCTCCCATGTCACTCACGAGGATGACAACATCCACACGGCGCTTGCCGAAAAGGGCGTCTCGACCGTCACGCTGGACGAGCAGCACGACGACCACCGCACCGCCTTCCGCGAACTGGAAGACCTTGTCGTCGCCTGGGAGAACGCCTGGCCGCTGCACAAGGCGGCCTGCGGCCGCAAGCTCTACCTCGCCTTCGCCGCCTATATCGCCGATGACTTCGCGCATATGCACGAGGAGGAGGCGGTGACCGGCCCTCTCCTGTGGCGCTACTTCACCGACCAGGAAATATTCGGCATCGAGATGAACATCATCGGCTCCCTGCCGCCGGAAAAGAGCATGGCCTTCATGCGCATCATGATCCCGGCGGTCAATCCGGCGGAGCGCGCAGCACTGCTGGGCGCCATGAAGAAGAATGCGCCGCCGGAAATCTTCCAGGCCGTCATCGACTTCGCCGTCCGTCCGGGGCTTTCGGCCGGCGACTTCGCCAAGCTTGCCGACGCGCTGAAGCTGGCCGCCTGAAAAGATTGCTGCGGGCGGAGGATTGAGGCTCCGCCCGTGGCATCGCCGAGCATTTCCGGAGAAGAACCATGTGCAAACCGAACGGCAAGGCCGGCATTCCGGCCGCGTGTCCACGCCGCGGCGATTGTCGCGGCTGCCGCATGCTGCTTTCCGCCATGGCGGGGGAGCGAAGCGCCTCACGTCTTGACGTGCTCATCAAGGAAGTACGTCCGCTGCCCGCGCCGGTCTTCCTGGAGACGTGCCTCAAATTAGGGAATCCTATGCCCATTCCGAAAAGTAAGACGCTCTAGGTCAATTCGGGCCAAAATCACACGAATCTAGAGCCCGCCCTGCTCCCTCAGGAAGCTGACGATGGAGCTGACCCCGTCGCCGCGCTTCATGTCGGAAAACACGAAGGGTCGGCTCGCGCGCATGCGCGTCGCATCGCGGTCCATCACTTCGAGATCGGCGCCAACATGGGGTGCCAGATCCTTCTTGTTGATGACGAGAAGGTCCGAGCGGGTGATCCCTGGCCCGCCCTTGCGCGGGATTTCCTCGCCCTGGCAGACGGAGATGACATAGATGGTGATATCGGCAAGATCGGGCGAAAAGGTCGCTGCCAGATTGTCGCCGCCGGATTCGATGAAGACGACGTCGAGGTCGGGAATCCGCTCGTTGAGGCCGGCGATCGCCTGAAGATTGATCGTCGCGTCCTCGCGAATGGCCGTGTGCGGGCAGCCGCCCGTCTCCACGCCGACGATGCGATCGGAAGGCAGCGCCTGCATGCGCACGAGTGCCTCGGCGTCCTCGGTGGTATAGATGTCGTTGGTGACGACGGCGACGGAATAGTCGTCGCGCATCGCCTTGCAGAGCTTTTCCGTCAGCGCCGTCTTGCCCGAGCCGACCGGCCCGCCGATGCCGACGCGCAGAGGTCCGTTTCTTGATTTCATGTGTCTTACTCCAATCGAACCCCGATGATAGCGAGACCGACGGCGGGCGCCACCGTCAAATGACGCAACTCCGGCGGAAATTTTGAACCGTCACGAGCGAAACAACCGCGTCGTCTGGGTCTCATGGCGCAGGCTGACGATATCGGCCTGCACCGTCGCCGAACCGAGATCGTCGAGCGTCGAGACCGCGGCCCGCCGGGCGATTTCCGCAATGTGCTCTTCAAGACCGGCAAGCACGGCAACACCGTC from Rhizobium sp. Pop5 includes these protein-coding regions:
- the ureG gene encoding urease accessory protein UreG, yielding MKSRNGPLRVGIGGPVGSGKTALTEKLCKAMRDDYSVAVVTNDIYTTEDAEALVRMQALPSDRIVGVETGGCPHTAIREDATINLQAIAGLNERIPDLDVVFIESGGDNLAATFSPDLADITIYVISVCQGEEIPRKGGPGITRSDLLVINKKDLAPHVGADLEVMDRDATRMRASRPFVFSDMKRGDGVSSIVSFLREQGGL